Below is a window of Sulfitobacter sp. SK012 DNA.
GCTAAGAATGCGCTGGCGTCTGTAATGTCCCGAAAATAATACGCCGTCGCGTCGCAATAAAGCCCTCGTGTGGATTGGTTCGCAGCGCGACATTGGCCTAAGTTTTCCCTGAGCCAAACGTGAATTTCTCCAATGAGGTTTCCAAGCCCTCCCTGCGGTATCTTGACCTTGATCCGCACGGGGAAGGCATCATCAATGCGCTTTTTATTGGGTGAGGTATGACGAGACATAACGTGAACATGTCATGGGCGGGGGCGTTTGTCTCGGCTAAAACGGAACGCTGTGAGATTGCCCCGGCTGTGAGGCGACACATAGTTCTGCCTTTCGCGACAGACCTTTGACCTTCAAGTCACAAGCTGACCCAAAACGGAAAAACCGGCCGTTCGAGCTTTGGACGGCGAATGTCTCAAAGGAGCGGTGGCCTCAACTGGTCGACGCAACACTTTAATCTTTAGAAAGAGATGGAGTGTTTTGAATGAAGTATCGTCGCAGGATTTACTATTCAGCTGAGCAGCGTGCCGAGATCTGGGATCGATGGCAACGTGGGGAGTCGATGAGTTCGATTGGGCGGGTCTTTGATCGCCAATCGTCGTCGGTATTTTCGGTCATCTCACCTACGGGCGGGATACGGCCGCCGGATCGCAGGCGTGGCAGTTCTGCATTGAGCCTCTCTGAGCGCGAAGAGATATCCCGCGGGCTGAGTACCAAGCAATCCTTGCGTGCGATTGCACGCCAGTTGCGACGTGCGCCCTCAACGATCAGCCGGGAGGTGCGGCGCAATGGCGGATCAGTCGGCTATCGTGCGTCTAGTTCAGATCAGGCTGCTTGGAACCGGGCTCTGCGTCCAAAGATATGCAAGCTGGCTTGTCACCCGACATTGGCCCGCGCAGTATCAGCAAAGCTACGGCGCAAGTGGTCTCCCGAGCAGGTTGCGGGTTGGCTCAAACGGGCGTTCCCGGAGGAGGCGCACAAACAGGTGTCACACGAGACTATCTATCGAAGCCTTTATATACAGGCACGTGGCGTTCTCAAAAAGGAGCTGCTGGCGCACTTGCGCGCAAAACGCACAGTCAGGCGTTCCCAGCATGCCAGCCTAAAGCGCAACGGTAATGGCCAGATTAAAGATGCTGTGTCCATCAGCGAAAGGCCTGCATCCGTCGAGGATCGCGCTGTTCCGGGTCACTGGGAAGGCGACCTGATTGGCGGATCGAAGAACAGCTATATCGCGACCCTGGTCGAGCGGCATTCACGATACGTGATGTTGGTGAAAGTCGCGAACAAGGACACTGAAAGCGTCGTCACTGCGCTGATCAAGTCGGCTCAGAAGCTGCCGCGAGAACTTTACAAATCCTTGACGTGGGATCGTGGCAAAGAGCTAGCAGATCATCCGCGCTTCACACTGGCCACGGATGTCGATGTCTACTTCTGCGACCCGCAGTCACCTTGGCAACGTGGATCAAACGAGAACACCAACCGGCTTTTGAGGCAGTATTTGCCAAGAGGAACCGACTTATCCGTTCATTCTCAGGCAAAGCTCAGCGCAATTGCAAGGCAACTTAACGAACGTCCTCGCAAGACCTTGCAATATCAAACCCCAGCAGAGAAGTTCGCTGAGTGTGTTGCATCGACCGGTTGAGGTCGCCGCCCAAAGCCGACCTTCGACCAAAGCGCAGCGAACGGCAGTTCGGAGCCCATTGTGGCCAATGCTGCACCATGCACATGTTGGCAACAAGGGCGGAGAGCCGCCATTCGCTGCGCCCGCAAACTAAATTGGGCGACTTGGAGAAAGCGGACGCTCGGGGCTGCAACCCGGTTTTTTCGATGTGCAAACGCAGCTAACGGCGGCAGTTAGCCCATTTCACCAAATCTCTGCACTACAGCGAATGACCGCAACCACAGAAGATCAGTATTCCGCACAACCAGTGAATGGACCAAGATCAAAACAATGCACCGATTTCTTCGACAGTTAACACCTTGCCTGCCGAGACAAGCTTTTCGTCGATGATTAGACCCGGTGTGGACATCACACCATAGCCCGCTATCTCAGCGAAATCCGTAACTTTGACGATTTCGAATTCATTTCCCACCGCCTCAGCCGCAGCTTTTGCATTGTTGCCAAGTGCCACGCATTTCTTGCAGCCCGAACCAAGAATTTTGATAATCATTTCGTTTCCCTTTCAGATGAACCAATCTGTAATTGCGTTGAAGAGAAAGCCGATCCCGAGAATTCCACCGGTTACGACTGTCAGGAAAAGTAACAAAAGTGGCAGTTTCACCACGCGTTTGAGCATGATGATTGACGGCAGTGACAGTGCGGTCACGGCCATCATGAATGCCAATACAGTGCCCAATCCGACGCCCTTGCCGATCAAAGCTTCGGCAATTGGCAGCGTTCCAAAGATGTCCGCATACATGGGCACACCAATCAGTGTTGCGACGGGTACGGACCACCACTTATCTTGCCCCAATAGCGTACTAATGATGGCCTCTGGAACCCAGTTGTGGATCGCCGCGCCAATTCCCACACCAATCAAAACATAGAGCCAAACGCGGTGCATTATCTCGGATACCTGATCGCGGGCATAGCGCAGGCGCTCGGCCCAACTCATGGTGTCGTCCGTGTCGTGCACAGGAGCATTGCGGACGAAGTCGGCCACCTGATCCTCCATTCCTGCATGCCCAATCAGCGTGCCGCCGACGACCGCGACCACAAGGCCTACAAACACATAGGCCAGTGCAATGGACCAGTTGAAGATCGAGGCGAGCAAAATAACGGAGGCCAAGTCCACCAGTGGTGAAGAGATCAGGAACGAAAACGTAATCGCCAGTGGTAACCGTGCAGCCGTAAATCCGATAAAAAGCGGTATTGATGAACATGAACAAAAGGGTGTGATCGTGCCCAGAAGTGCGGCAAGCGTATTGGCCCAAACTCCAGAACGCCCACCAAGTATACGGCGTGTTCGCTCAGGCGGGAAATAGCTTTGCACCACCGAAATTAGGAAGATCAAAACCGAGAGCAGGATAAAGATTTTGATGACGTCATAGACAAAGAAGTGGATTGATCCGCCGACACGAGAAGTTGGATCAAGACCAGCGGCTGAAATACCCGCTGACACCAGCTCTGCAAGCCATTGCATCCGAAGAAGCTGATCGTTGATCCAACCAAAGATGTTCATATTTTCTTACTCCATTAACATCTGGGCACATAAGGGAGTTGTGATCTTTGATTTGCATCAAGAACCTTGGTCAAACCTCGGTTCATCGGGCTCGAAATAGCAGGCCTTGAAGACACAAAATGAATGCACACTTTGTCCCGCTTACAGGGTTTATGCCTACGAAATGCTGCACGTCGCACGAATGGAAGCTTCTGTTGATTGCTTCCCATCATTGTATTTGAATACGGGGTGATCACAGGTCTGATCTAACACGTAAAGCGGATTGAGCCCCGTGTTGGCTTAGGAACACTTCGCCGCTCAATATCTCCAGAAATCCGGTCGCGCTTAGCTGATCCATAACTGGCCCCTTCACTTCGGAAAAGTGGAACGTGACACCGCCAACCCTGAGCCGTGCGTTAATCGCCTCAAGCGATTCCAGTGCGGACATGTCGATCGTATTTACCGCCGAGCACATCAGCACGACATGTTGGAGCGCGGGCTGTTTGGCAACTTCGTCATAGATGCGATCTTCCAAGAAACGCGTGTTCGCAAAATATAGGCTTTCATCGACGCGTATCGTCAGGATCGTTGGATCGGTCAGAACATCATGGCGCAAGACGTTGCGATAATGTTCGGTCTCGGGCACTTGACCGACAATTGCCATGTGGGGGCGTGATGTTTTGTAGAGGTGAATTAGGACCGAAATCGAAACGCCAGCCGTGATGCCCAATTCAACACCCATTAAAAGTGTGATGCTCATCGTCGCCGCGACGGCCGCGAAATCCGCTTTTGAATGGTGCCATGTCTTTTTCAGGATCGAGAAATCAACCAGCGAGAGGACGGCAACAATGATCGTTGCTGCAAGCGTCGCTTTGGGTAGATGGAATATGAGGGGGGTCAGGAACATTGAGGCTCCTGCAAGACCAATCGCAGTATAAGCCCCCGCGGCGGGTGTGTCCGCGCCCGCATCATAGTTCACGACAGACCGTGAGAACCCGCCCGTCACAGGGAAACCGCCTGTGAATGACGCACCTAGATTGGCGGCACCTAATCCAATCAGCTCTTGATCTGGGTCGATCCGCTGGCGCTTCTTCGCGGCCAATGTTTGCGCGACTGAAACGGATTCAACAAACCCGATGACCGAGATCAACACAGCAGCGCCAATCAGGCTGGACCACATATCCATCGAGAAGGATGGTAAGGTGAGCGGTGGCAAGCCCTTAGGCACATCCCCAACGACCTGCACCCCATTTGCGGCAAGATCAAAAAACCAAACAACCAAAGTTGTGGCCACAATCGCGGCGACAGGTCCGGCTTTTGCAACGACCCCAGCCTTGCGCGGGGCAACTCCCAGGCCGACAAGTAATGGCAATAGCCCTTTGCGCACCCAAAACAGGAAACCTGTCGCCACCACGCCAATGACTGCGGTGATCCAATTCACTTGCGATACATTGTGCGCAAGCGATCCGATAAGCTCGGGTAGCGTGTGCCCATGTGCGTCGACCCCAAGGATATTCTTGAGCTGACTCGCCGCGATAATGATGCCTGTCGCCGTGATAAACCCGGCGATCACGGGGTGGGACAGAAAGTTCGCCAAGAACCCCAGCCGAAACAAGCCAAGGGCGAGTAATATCAGGCCAGACAGAAACGCCAGCGTGATCGCAGCCGCAATATACTCAGCCGTTCCGGGCAGAGCGATTTTGCTGACGGCGGCCACTGTCAGAAGCGACACAACCGCAACGGGCCCCACAGCCAACGCGCGGCTTGTTCCAAAGATTGCATATAGGACAATCGGGACCATCGACGCATAGAGCCCCATTGCCGGCGGTAGACCCGCAAGCAAAGCATATGCTAGCGATTGGGGGATCAGCATGATCGTCACGATCACTGCGGCCACCAGATCATTGGTCAGCGTGCCACGGTCATATGTGCGGCCCCAGTCGAGGATGGGCAGATATTTCGCTAGTTGCGTCGTATTCATGACCCGTGACCCTTTTACGTTTTCAGTTATGCAGCCTGTGCAGCAAGCCGACCCGCCAAAGCGGAAAGGTCAAAACCTGCGGCTTTTGCCATGCGCAGGATCTCGTCAGGTGTGTGTCCTTGCTCTGCCGCGCTGAGCGCCCAGAGCGTTGTAGCGCGCAACCCGCTACGGCAGTAGGCAAAAACCGGATGATCTGCTGCTGATGTGATCGCACCGTATGCGCGCACGTCGTCATCGGAAATATTGCCGAAAACAACAGGTATCTGGTGAACGGTAATACCCAATGCGCCCGCAGCGTCACGCAGGGCGGATATCGTGGGCTGATCGGCTGTCTCGCCTTCGGGGCGCGCGACGATGACCGTCCTGATGTTCAACCGTTTCAGTTCGTCCAGATTGGCAACCGAGATTTGTGGTCCGACATATGTCAGGGCGTCGAGTTGTGTGATTTGCATCGTGGTTTTCCTAAAGAAGCGGTTTTAGAGTTGGTTAACAGGCACCTTCAACACAGGTCTGCCATCTGCATCTTCGGGCACTTCACCAGCACGCATATTGACCTGCAAGGACGGGATGATCAGCTTGGGCATGGCCAGCGTTGCATCACGTTCAGAGCGCAGTTTGACAAAGGCCGCGCGGGTCACGCCCCCACCGACATGGATGTTATCGGCCTTCTCGTCGGCGACGGTCGTTTCCCACGCAATGTCGCGCCCGTTTGGTGCGTAGTCATGGCACATGAACAGCCGCATTTCGTCTGGCAGGGTGAGGACTTTCTGGATCGAGTCGTAAAGTTCATCGGCGTTCCCACCCGGGAAATCGGCGCGTGCTGACCCACCGTCAGGCATGAACATCGTGTCACCCACAAAGGCCGCGTTCCCCATGACATGCACCATGCAAGCTGGCGTATGTCCTGGTGTGGCTATGACAAAGGCGTCAACCTCGCCGACCTTGTAGCGATCGCCGTCTTGGAAAAGCGCATCAAATTGCGACCCGTCCCGTTGGAAATCAGTGCCTTCGTTGAAGATTTTCCCGAACGTCTCTTGGACCTCCATGATCCGCGCACTGATGCCGATTTTGCCGCCGAGCTTTTCCTGCAAATAGGGCGCGCCAGACAGATGGTCCGCATGGACATGGGTTTCGATGATCCATTCCAATGTCAGCCCATTTGAGGTAATATGATCTACAATGCGGTCGGCATGATCATGGGTAATGCGACCGGATGCGTAATCAATGTCCATCACGGAATCCACGACCGCACAGGCCTTGGTTTTCGGATCAGAAATCACATAGCTGATCGTGTTAGTGGCTGCGTCAAAGAAGGCTTTGACGTCTGGTTTCATTGACATATCAACGGGATAAGTTTGCATTGTCTTTCCTTTCAAACGGCACGGGTTTTGGGCTGTAATGTTGTCGAATACTTCGCGACGACCATGCCAACCAGCATCGCTGGAACAAACCAAAGCGTGCCAGAGGCGGCCAATGGCAATGCCGTCAATGCCGGGCCGGGGCAGAAACCGCCCAAGCCCCAACCCACGCCAAACGTGGCGGCCCCAACGACGAGCCTTGCATCAAAATCAGTGCGTGTCGGCAGATGAAATACGTCATGAAACAGCGGCTTTGCGCGCTTCTGAACAAGCCAGAACCCCGGCATCGTCACCATGATCGCGCCGCCCATAACGAATGCAAGACTGGGGTCCCAAGTGCCGAATAGATCAAGGAAGTTCTGGACTTTCGCGGGGTTTGCCATGCCAGACAGGATCAACCCGGTCCCAAACAAAAGCCCTGCGAAGAGTGTGCTGAAAATATGCATGATCTTAGCCCCCCACGACATGGCGCAGGACAAAGACGGTCACAAAGGCCGTGGCCATGAACGTCATCGTCGCAGCAATTGAACGCGCTGATCCGCGCGAGATGCCACATACGCCGTGACCACTTGTGCAGCCATTCCCCATGACCGAACCGAAGCCGACCAACAGACCAGCGATCACAAGCAGTGGTCCGTTGTTTGACACCACTTGCATAGGCGCGGCTCCCGTCGCGAGGGACCAAAGCGGTGCCGCAAGCACAAGGCCGACCAAAAATATGATGCCTTGTGGCAATCCGGCCTTATCAACCGAAGGGGGCAATATGCGTGACACGATGCCACTGATGCCTGCAATCCGTCCGTGGGCGGCCAATAGCACAATGGCTGACAAGCCAATGAGCGCGCCACCAAGCAATGATGCAAAGGGGGTAAAATCAGTTTCCACCTAGTAACTCCTTATTGTGTTGCATAGTTTTTGGCGCACGTTCATATCGACACGCTTGCCATTACATGTGCGATTGTTTATATAAGCGATCATAAATACACAAGAGGTAATTTGCCCAATGCTGGACATCACCGCACTCGAGCCCAAAATTGCAGAAGCAGCCAAGCTTATGGAAATGCTGTCACAGCCGGTGCGCCTGCGCCTGATGTGTATTTTGCTGGACGGCGAGCAAAGCGTTCTTAGTCTCGCCAACAGCGCAGGTCTTTCCCAGCCCGCAATGTCGCATCACCTTAAAAAACTTCGAGACGCTGAATTGGTTGAAACCAGACGGGATGGTCAAACCATCTATTATTCGGTGAGGGGTGTTGAGGCTGCGGAAGTCATCACGGTTTTGCACCGCCTCTACTGCCCGCAAAAGTAATTCTGAAATCGCCCTGCGCCGCTGGGATACAAAATGGAGTTTGCGATGAGAAAATCAAAGATCGTCATCGGCGTTGCTCTCGTAGCAATTGGTCTTGGGGTCGCGTTCAAAGACACGATCCAGATGCGCATGTACGCTGTCATGCACAGCAGCATGCATGACAGGCACAGCGCGAATGGCATGGGGCATGACATGCAAAATATGCCCGGCCTTCGCGGTGGGAATGCATCGCAAGCTGAGTCCGACGAGCTTGCGGTCATGTTCGAAAACTTCGACACGATTACCCGCGAAGTCACAAATTTGCCGAACGGAATACGCACGGTCACGCGTTCGTCCGATGAAGATGTTATGGCAGTGCTTGTCAGCCACGTTGTCGGAATGGTCGACCGCGTCGGGCGCGGCGATGACCCCCAGATTTTCATCCAAAGTCCAACACTGGATATTCTGTTTGCAAACGGTGCCGAGATGCAATCGCAAATAGAAGTGACTGAAGAGGGCATTGTCGTCGTCCGGACTTCGGCTGATCCTGACGTCGTCGCAGGACTGCATACCCACGCCGCAGAGGTCACGGACATGGCCGAACGCGGCATGCAAGCTGTCCATGACGCGATGACGCAACGCGTTGGCAACTGATGCCGCGAAATGAATTTTGAAGCATTCAAGACTTTGGACCGGCGCTATTTGGACAATTCTGACCGCATCCCAAAAGCGGACTTTAGCTGCGGTACAGCAGATCGGTAAATTGGGCGGTGGCCTCAACTGGTGGACGCAACACTTTAATCTTTTTGGAAAGATTGAGTGAGCCCTATGAAGTATCGTCGCCGAGTATTTTTCACAGACTGACAGAAGTCAGAGATATGGGATAGATGGCAACGCGGGGAGTCGATGAGTTTGATTGGACGTGGGTTTGATGGCGCGTGGTCGTCGATTTATCTGCTTCTCGTTCGCACTGGCGGCATTCGCCCGCCAGAGCAGCGGGTCAGATCCCGTCTTGCTCTGACACTTGCTGAGCGAGAGGAGATATCGAGGGGCCTGATTGCCGTCACATAGCGATTTACCAAAATCAGTCACGGGCTGCACCCAATGCAGCCCGTTCTAGCAAGTTTAGGCGGTAATTCGGATGATATTGCGGAAATCGATTTCTGCTTTTGCGATGAAGGCGGCGTACTTAGGATCGGCCCGCAGAGCGTCATAGCTTTTTTCGATTGCATCCATCGACGGATAGGCCACTAACAGCAACCGCCGCCCCGCCGCACTACCGGTTACCAGCGTACCATAACGTAAGAACATTGCGCCGTTGTTTTCAAAGTTTGGTACGAGCGCACGGGCCTCTTCAACCATTGGCCCCTGAGTGCCCATTCGTGTTACAACTCCGTAGGCAGGTACGTCGGCACTATTTTGCGTCAGCCCTACATCTTCCAGTTTCATGATATTGCGCAAGTTAATGCTGACTTTTCCACTTCCAATCAAAGCCTTATAGTCGGTTGATCTTTCATAAACGGAAAAGGCTGCATCAATCCCCCCTAGATCATTATAGGTTTGTAGAAGGAAAAGTGAGCCCGCATCAGAACCCGTTGCCGTGACGCCAACTCGTGTTCCAACAGCACCGGCATCAGCGCGCAATTCTTCAGCAACTTTAGCGGTATGAACAAGCGCATCCTTCAAAAATTCAGGTGCACAAGAAGCAACGGTAAGCATCGTGTATTTAGCATTTGGCATTAAATTGTCTCCTAGAAATAGTGCCCAGCCCGGGCCAAGGTGGACGCCACAGGATGGGTCCGATCCCCCCAAAAAAGGGAAAACTGTTACGCGGCATTCCTAAGTTGGATCGCCGCTGGAGATTATACGTGCGCCAAGAACGGTTCTCCAAGCCCTTTCTGGGTCTTGGGTCGTTCCAATACTCTTAGGTTAATTGCATTGCGGCCGTTCGCAGCCGGAAAGGCCAGGGACCGTAGCGCGGCCTTTGGCACTGCTATATCTTATATCCCAATGTCTGCTTGATTCATTCTACGGGAGTGCCAAACACTGCGATACTGGTGCCGATCATTGCCATCATTGTAAATAATATTGCCTTCCAAGTATCGCCGCACCTGCCGGCTGAGATTGCAGCTATGCAAGATTGGATTGCGTAATAAGCTGCAAATCCCCGCGATGCGTAACTGATGATTTCAAAGATATTGGCTGTCCAAGTGAGCAAGATCCCTGTTCCCACAAGTAGTGCATAGGCGAGTTTTTCGGATATTCTGCCCTTAGAAACTTCTGCAATGAGCCCCCCTGAGCCACCCGTATCAGCAACAGCTGCGCTGAATTGAGCGCTAAGCGCTGCCACAACAAGTAGTAAAGGCAGAATGGGCGCAACAATCTGCATGAGATCAATGATAGCAGTTTCATCAAGAGAGAGAGGATCGGAATCGAAAGCGTAGGTTAAAAGGATAATGTAAACAAAATAGATGACCGTTGAGATCCACTGCGCAAGTTTCATCGAACGAATGCGCAATGCAGCGTCATAGGTCGCGCCAAGGTATCTGGATGTCTCGAAACCTTGCACAGTCACAATCAATCCAGCCATGAGCGTGAAGGAGGTCCAGCCTGTTATTTTGGGTTGATCGAAATGGAGAGCATCAGACTGCGCCACTTTGCCAAAGTACACTGCAAGGCCGAATACCAGACCTGCAATTATCGCCAATTTCAAGCCGACTGAAACTTGCTCCATCCGCTCAAGCGCTGAAAAGCCGCGTGTCCAGCCGACAACAAGTATCAACACAAAAACTGCCGTTGTGAGCAAGTTTGCGTGAAAACTGTCGTTAAGATCCGTCAGGCTCACTCCGAATGAACCAAACAAGTTCAAATAATACGCAACTGATACAAAAAACGCAAAAGCCAGCACAACAGACGAGATCATCTCCAGCCGTTCCAACAAAGGCGAAACCTTTGGGCGATCTGCAATCTGCGCGATATTGAAGCGGATGGCACTTCCAAAAAGATAGGCAACTGCGCACAAACCCAACATGACCAATGGGGCGTAGCCGCCGTAGCTGATGTCAAGTATCGGCCCCAAAACGAGGAACCCGCTTCCAATTATGGAGGCCAAAGGGGTGACCGTTGCACGCCACAGCTCCGCATTGGCCAATTTTGGCCAGATCAAGACTGAGCCGACGAGCACGACAACCGTTAGAATAGAAGCGCTTAGCATAGTGCTCCTTTGAACAGACCGCTGGGTAATGAGCAACGCAGCAAAGTCTTATCCGTTCCAAATAGCA
It encodes the following:
- a CDS encoding IS30 family transposase; translated protein: MKYRRRIYYSAEQRAEIWDRWQRGESMSSIGRVFDRQSSSVFSVISPTGGIRPPDRRRGSSALSLSEREEISRGLSTKQSLRAIARQLRRAPSTISREVRRNGGSVGYRASSSDQAAWNRALRPKICKLACHPTLARAVSAKLRRKWSPEQVAGWLKRAFPEEAHKQVSHETIYRSLYIQARGVLKKELLAHLRAKRTVRRSQHASLKRNGNGQIKDAVSISERPASVEDRAVPGHWEGDLIGGSKNSYIATLVERHSRYVMLVKVANKDTESVVTALIKSAQKLPRELYKSLTWDRGKELADHPRFTLATDVDVYFCDPQSPWQRGSNENTNRLLRQYLPRGTDLSVHSQAKLSAIARQLNERPRKTLQYQTPAEKFAECVASTG
- a CDS encoding thioredoxin family protein, encoding MIIKILGSGCKKCVALGNNAKAAAEAVGNEFEIVKVTDFAEIAGYGVMSTPGLIIDEKLVSAGKVLTVEEIGALF
- a CDS encoding permease, with protein sequence MNIFGWINDQLLRMQWLAELVSAGISAAGLDPTSRVGGSIHFFVYDVIKIFILLSVLIFLISVVQSYFPPERTRRILGGRSGVWANTLAALLGTITPFCSCSSIPLFIGFTAARLPLAITFSFLISSPLVDLASVILLASIFNWSIALAYVFVGLVVAVVGGTLIGHAGMEDQVADFVRNAPVHDTDDTMSWAERLRYARDQVSEIMHRVWLYVLIGVGIGAAIHNWVPEAIISTLLGQDKWWSVPVATLIGVPMYADIFGTLPIAEALIGKGVGLGTVLAFMMAVTALSLPSIIMLKRVVKLPLLLLFLTVVTGGILGIGFLFNAITDWFI
- a CDS encoding SulP family inorganic anion transporter → MNTTQLAKYLPILDWGRTYDRGTLTNDLVAAVIVTIMLIPQSLAYALLAGLPPAMGLYASMVPIVLYAIFGTSRALAVGPVAVVSLLTVAAVSKIALPGTAEYIAAAITLAFLSGLILLALGLFRLGFLANFLSHPVIAGFITATGIIIAASQLKNILGVDAHGHTLPELIGSLAHNVSQVNWITAVIGVVATGFLFWVRKGLLPLLVGLGVAPRKAGVVAKAGPVAAIVATTLVVWFFDLAANGVQVVGDVPKGLPPLTLPSFSMDMWSSLIGAAVLISVIGFVESVSVAQTLAAKKRQRIDPDQELIGLGAANLGASFTGGFPVTGGFSRSVVNYDAGADTPAAGAYTAIGLAGASMFLTPLIFHLPKATLAATIIVAVLSLVDFSILKKTWHHSKADFAAVAATMSITLLMGVELGITAGVSISVLIHLYKTSRPHMAIVGQVPETEHYRNVLRHDVLTDPTILTIRVDESLYFANTRFLEDRIYDEVAKQPALQHVVLMCSAVNTIDMSALESLEAINARLRVGGVTFHFSEVKGPVMDQLSATGFLEILSGEVFLSQHGAQSALRVRSDL
- a CDS encoding TIGR01244 family sulfur transferase; this translates as MQITQLDALTYVGPQISVANLDELKRLNIRTVIVARPEGETADQPTISALRDAAGALGITVHQIPVVFGNISDDDVRAYGAITSAADHPVFAYCRSGLRATTLWALSAAEQGHTPDEILRMAKAAGFDLSALAGRLAAQAA
- a CDS encoding MBL fold metallo-hydrolase — translated: MQTYPVDMSMKPDVKAFFDAATNTISYVISDPKTKACAVVDSVMDIDYASGRITHDHADRIVDHITSNGLTLEWIIETHVHADHLSGAPYLQEKLGGKIGISARIMEVQETFGKIFNEGTDFQRDGSQFDALFQDGDRYKVGEVDAFVIATPGHTPACMVHVMGNAAFVGDTMFMPDGGSARADFPGGNADELYDSIQKVLTLPDEMRLFMCHDYAPNGRDIAWETTVADEKADNIHVGGGVTRAAFVKLRSERDATLAMPKLIIPSLQVNMRAGEVPEDADGRPVLKVPVNQL
- a CDS encoding YeeE/YedE family protein, with translation MHIFSTLFAGLLFGTGLILSGMANPAKVQNFLDLFGTWDPSLAFVMGGAIMVTMPGFWLVQKRAKPLFHDVFHLPTRTDFDARLVVGAATFGVGWGLGGFCPGPALTALPLAASGTLWFVPAMLVGMVVAKYSTTLQPKTRAV
- a CDS encoding YeeE/YedE family protein produces the protein METDFTPFASLLGGALIGLSAIVLLAAHGRIAGISGIVSRILPPSVDKAGLPQGIIFLVGLVLAAPLWSLATGAAPMQVVSNNGPLLVIAGLLVGFGSVMGNGCTSGHGVCGISRGSARSIAATMTFMATAFVTVFVLRHVVGG
- a CDS encoding ArsR/SmtB family transcription factor; translation: MLDITALEPKIAEAAKLMEMLSQPVRLRLMCILLDGEQSVLSLANSAGLSQPAMSHHLKKLRDAELVETRRDGQTIYYSVRGVEAAEVITVLHRLYCPQK
- a CDS encoding DUF6854 domain-containing protein; the encoded protein is MPNAKYTMLTVASCAPEFLKDALVHTAKVAEELRADAGAVGTRVGVTATGSDAGSLFLLQTYNDLGGIDAAFSVYERSTDYKALIGSGKVSINLRNIMKLEDVGLTQNSADVPAYGVVTRMGTQGPMVEEARALVPNFENNGAMFLRYGTLVTGSAAGRRLLLVAYPSMDAIEKSYDALRADPKYAAFIAKAEIDFRNIIRITA